Part of the Nicotiana sylvestris chromosome 2, ASM39365v2, whole genome shotgun sequence genome, tatcttaagaagatggtTGATACACAGTCCAGTTGGACCCCTTATCAATCATGTGATTGTTCTTACCGaagaacatgagaagttggggtacaagcttggtaaagagctttctgaagatttgatcttgcagtcaGTATGTGATGCTAAATGTTTTCACTATAAGAAGAAAGgacattggaagagaaactgcaaggagtatcttgcaactctaaaggacaagaaacaatgtgagacattaatgaaaaatgttttcaaggtttctttagctactactaattcttcactgtgggtattagatactggcagtggttataacatctgcaatatattgaaagggttcaagataagtaggagactaaagaaaggagaagttaatctacaagttggaaatggtgcaaaagttgcggccgtagctgtaggattaatttctttaataatgcctacgggcaaagtacttatgttggatgattgttattacgttTCTAAATTTATTTCGAAAATAATTTCAGCTTCAATGTTAGACAAACGCGGTTTTCACATCAatataggcaatggtatttgctctatttattatagtgataatttatatgtgaatggctatctccaacatgatgtttatgtcttacctaatgtgaatgctaattcaattatgcatgtttcaagtcttaagaggaaaagagatgatcaagtaaatcatacatacctttggcattgtaagcttggtcatattggagagaaaataattaacaagttgtacaaggaggggtaccttgacaaatatgattttgaattatatccaacttgtgaatcttgtctcaaaggaaaatgaccaaatctccatttactagaagtggagaaagagcttctgaattattgggactaattcatacagatgtttgtgggcccatgaaaattcaagctagaggtgaatattcttacttcatcaccttcactgatgatatgtcaagatatggatttgtgtatcttatgaaacacaaatctgaatcttttgaaatgttcaaaaggtttCGTAGTAAAGTTGAGAAACAgactggtaaaagtatcaaagtactaaggtctgatagaggtggagaatatcttagtgaagattttactggatatctcaaagagaatgggattctctcacagtggatacctccaggaacaccacaacacaatggtgtgtctgaaaggagaaatcgaaccttattagatatggtgagatctatgatggggttcactgatcttccaataaatttatggggatatgctttggaagcagcaacatacttacttaataaagttcccactaagtcagtctctacgacaccatatgagatatggaaaggatgtaagcCTAACTTTAAACAcattaaagtttggggttgtccagcttatgttaagagattgcagtctgataaacttgactcaagatctgataagtgtaggttcattgggtatcccaaAGAAATAATGGAATAGTATTTCTATTACCTTTCTAaccataaagtgtttgtggcTAGAGGAACAACCtttttggaaagaaaatttcTTTTGGAAGGAAATTATAGtggagaaatagaacttgatgaagttcaagaaactaatgaatcaacacaatataAAGATCATGAGACATAAATTGAAGAACATTTATTAGATGTTTTGAAGTTGTCAAGGAAGTTGCCATCTTCAATGGCTGAATCAAGAACTAAATGaagttcaagaacaggttaatgaaccagttcTAACCCAAATTGAATAACAACCAAATCCAGCACAAGGTGAACAGGTTGTACAagtacctcttagaaggtctacacgagaacgtcatgtaccaactagattaaatttattggtacaagatgatgtatcaaatgaggttgatcataatgatgatgaccctaagacctatgaagaggctatacaaagttccgattatgagaagtggcaaaaggccatggaatccaaaatggaatccatgaaggaaaataaagtatggactttagttgaacctacaaaggatataaaacctataggttgtaaatgggtttttaagaaaaagattggagcagacggaaaggtagagacctacaaagcccgtcttgttgacaagggatatcgtcagaaaaaaggagtcgactatgacgagactttctctcccgtggcaatgctcaaatcaatttagattttgcttgctatagtagcatactatgattatgaaatatggcaaatggatgtgaaaacaactttccttaatggtgagctagaagagaatgtgtacatgacacaacctgaaggtttcacatcttcGTCTGATCATTATAAAATTTGTAAGCTACAAAGATtcatttatggactaaagcaagcttctTGAATTTGTAATATTCGATTTAAaaagacaattgaaaagttcaattttgttagatgcgaagaagaaccttgtgtgtacaaaaaggttggtgggagcacaattatattcttagtattgtatgttgatgatatattatTCATAGGGAATAACATACTGACATTGCAAAGTATCAAGATTTGGCTATTTGAacagttctccatgaaagacttgggagaaacatcttatatattaggaataaagatctatagagatagatctaggaagcTGCTTGAACTTTCCCcgtctttgtacattgataccatcttaaagaggtataatatggataattccaaaagagaCTATCTACCAATAGGCACTGGAATTACTCTCAGTAGAGAGGATTGTCCTAAACACCTGAAGAGAGAGAACGCATGAGTAGGATCCCATACGCTAGTgcagtgggagctatcatgtataccatgacatgtacatGTCCTGATGTAgcttatgcacttggagtgactagccgatatcaggcaaatcctggtgaggaacattgaaaggtggtgaagaccattcttaagtacttaagaaggactaaagaccaattcctcatctatggagattctgagttgaaacttgaaggttatactgatgcaagtttctcttcagatagagatgatagcaaatctatttctggttatgtattcaccttaaatggtggtgcagtgagttggaaaagttccaaacaagctatagtagctgattcagtgactgaagcagaatatatagcagctagtgaagctgctaaggaagctgtatggatgaaaaagttcttaactgaacttggtgtggttccttcaatagaaggtgcggttccactgttgtgtgacaatactagagccattgctcaagcaaaagaaccaagATCACACCAAAAATCCAAGCACGTTCTGCGAAGGTATCACTTGATAAGAGAGATCATTGAACGTGGAGACGTCTAGACTCAAAAGGTTGATGGAAAGGAAAATGCTCCAtacccattcactaaagctcttggtacaaaggagtttgacaagcaAAAGTGAaaattgggaatgaagtacaagagcgattggctctagtgcaagtgagagattgttagggatatagtagatatgccctagatccaatctcatatttgatattttgaacatatttttgtgaacgttatttgatataaaaatacatggcattcttttatcatagttattattaattgtttgattaatttgataaggtccttgattaaatatTTAGATTTGTCATCATGATAGAGAacatgataatgagagcaaagtctcttataatttaatctaaattcgttcttgatcgtaggattattaatttggacattagtaatctggttagatcaatatttatgtgattgtctttatgggataaagattagttgatctcattaactaaatcacatagatagatgatgcatatagagatatgattaTTGAActgactcattggataattcctaataattagaattaccataaactgtcaataggatattctcttgaagaatgtgatgtaagagtttcctttgacctgagatcgtcatagtaattgccaagttatttgttgtgctttaataacagacacctatggccctagggcgataattgaaaggatattgggtacgattaaatacttgtagaattagtgattgatcaagatggaaactgtcaactcttggtaatgaatttaagctccatgttgtcatgaattataaacgaccaaattaaaaccttggccagggcaattgaatgaaagaagaaaagagtttcttaggtcattcaatggacgaatatatttgacatgaacacatagttggtcgctattaggatttgacagttaaaccatatcctagggtgacccAGAGCTATAAGGATAGAAGGAATTACAACATTATTCTCCTACTGGTTCTTGAGAATAAATTGTATACTTCaagctatccggtcgttaaggagtgttgctagacgccacccttgattagtatattaatgtaattaatttaataccggcttagtattgaatttatggggtcgcacactaacgagtgttctaaTCTTTGCAAaaggattaattactttattatttgttaattaaattaaagaatttaattagttaaataaatttagttagttagtccaaatgaaatattataatattctttgctagcacagaggatataattaatattgtgaacagattgaagttttctatttttgaaatagaaaattaaattatatctttaggtttaaatatatatatatatatatatatatatatatatatatatatatatatatatgatatacaATTAAGAATTGGATTGACGTGAAAGTCAACGTCGGTTATTTCATCCCCATAAGAATGGGATTGATAATTTTAATATAAATTATAACTTGAAGTCCAATTTAGAATTGGACAGCATCTTCACGTCAAAGTCCATAAAGGACGTGTAGGCTATCAGAATCCCATGAGTAATGGGATTAGTATTTTCCTATATAATGTAAACGTCCAATTTAGAACTTGGTTTTTTTTTCCGGTTCCTTTTCTTTAACCTAAGGAAAAACAGTTGGGGTTTACGTATATATATACATAGCTAAAGCAACGTGACCAACACAACTTCTTGGAGAAGCCGAAAAACCAACAGAGATATCGAAAGAGTCAAGTCTTGACAAGAAAATTTAGTTTCTTGGTCTTTCACGTTGGCTACGATTTTTGAGAAGAACTTTAGCACAATAGTTCATTCAATTTGTTTGCGGGTTtcgttgatcaaagagttgatagcaaggatcggtctcggtgttgatacgcatagagtcttcgcactatcgaagaattttTGAAACGGGACTCTGTTCACCAGGTACGTCTCAAATTtgatctttgacatgtaaataaattttaaacacgaaaagatctgtCTAGGATTATTATTATCTTCCTTTAGCCACTTCTTAGCTTACAGGCATTTATTAGCAAAACTGATCTGGAAGTCTAGTAAAGTCACTTAAGGATATCTACACAATTCAAACGGTGAAACTGATGTTAAGTCAATCATCGACTTTGAGGAGACTCTTGGAGAGAATTGAGGTCTATCATCTAAATTTTAGATGTAAAGCAGTATCATTAGATTATGACACCAAAATGGTAACATAACTCTTCGTTAGGACTTATTAAAATAAGACAAACAACTCACCCATGAGTTGACATTTTGAACAACCGAATTAACACAAATTGGTTCCGCTAGCTTTTGAGATTAAGTTAGGCCCAAAGATCATATCTTCACTCATACTACCATGCAGTAATCATTGACGGCTGTCTAAAGAAGCTTAAAAGTTTATTGAAGCGCGGCTAATTCTCATATTTACTGGATTGGAAGCCAACCAACAAATGGCTTAAATCTTCAAATTAATTCGTTTGGGCAGAGATATATACGACTACCCTGTTATTTTATATACAAGTACCATGGCTGCAAACTTTCTATATAGTCCTCGATGACATACAGAGAACTAATGCATAAGTCCTTGACAAATGTTCTTCTCAGGTATAACAGGATAACTCAATGCTCGCAGATATAAAATTAACAGTTGCCTGAGAAACAAATAGCTAACCACCACCCTACCATATGCAAAAATGAAAATACTTCCCCTCCTACAATACTTCAGTGACTTCAACAAAGCAATTTACTCGACTGTATTCGGGGAAGGGGGAGCATAGCTCACAACATTACTATTATACAAGTAGCTAAAAGGACATCCTTTAtagaaaactaaaaataaattttatttattgataagcaaaaaaggagaaaagaaaactTGCCTCTCGTTAATCTTGATCCTTCGTCGTTGCTCAGCCTCAGAGTGCTTGGAACGAACAGCATTTGCCTTCTTCCCTTCTACTTTCGCTGCAACCCTCAAATATACAAAAAATCTAAATAGCACACAGTATTACAAGAGCAAATGCATACATGTGCATATGTATCGTATACGTATACACATACCGTCTTGGGGAAAAGACTCACAATCGTGCTTCATCGTGATATTCACAGTCCTAACCATTTTTCACCGTGTCAGCTCCCTGTTACTAAAACCACACAACAAAATTCAGTCCAAACAACTATAATTTTATACTAATAGTACTATTTTCGTTCTGGAAAATAACAGCTACATACCGGAACGACGAGAAGGAACAAATACACAGAGATGGACGGCGATCCGTATATGTATTTGTATGTATAGACAAAGCTAACCCAACACAATCTCTTAGTTGATGCCCTGGGCAAAAGACTGAAACTACTGCAATTAAGTGGCTGCTTTAGATTTCAGTTGTTGCTTATTTGTGCCTATACCGACACTCCATAAATTGCGCcaaattttctttttcctttttgaatattattttggtaatgaTGTAATTACGGTGTGCAAGGTAAAATAACTATGCTCTCCGTCCACATTTATGTGACATAAAAAATTATACTTACTTGTCTAgaaataatttgaaataaaattaATCATTTTAATTATTGATGACTTGTTTTAGACTatgaattttaaaaatattgagtCTAGCCAAAAATCGCCAAATAAATTAATGAAATTGATAATTGAGTGGCAGCCTAGTAACAAAACTTCAACGGTAAGATTAAACTTTCCGTTGGTTACTCGAGACTTTCTGCCTTTggaaaataacaataacaacaacaacccagtataatctcacaagtgaggtctggggagggtagtgtatacgcaggcCTTACCCCTACtatgggtagagaggctgtttccaaatagaccctggCATCCTTCCcaccaagaactccccaccttgctcttaGGGTGACTTGAACTCACAACCTGTTGGTTGGAAGTGAgagttgcttaccatcagagtaTTTGAAGTTAAGTTGAAAAAAGATGTTTAAAAGTTGAGATTTTGAATATAAATTTTACTTGAAAAAAGAGGCTGAAGTTCCAACATTATCTTACTTGAAATACTCTTCAAGTTTTTAATCACTATTTATTTCAAAATACTGAAGTTCAATATTAGCAAATAATGATGACCAAACCATTATTTGCAAATGCTGAAGTAACATACTCCTTATTCAGAAACAGGAAACTGAACTAATTTTCTGATTACAGAGGATTTCTTCCCCTAGCGAAGATGATGGTTAACTTGTCTGCGACAATGTACGTCCTAGTGGAAGTGCAAAATGCTGCCACTAATGAAGCTTACAATATCATAATAAGCATGAACTAATGAtgctgaaagaaagaaacatgtTACGATTCGTTAAAATTTAAATTAAGTTAATGGTATAAAAAAGTTTTACATTGTttgtgtatataacttaaatcatATCCAAAAACACAATTCCATGCCAATTTGTTGATTCAATACTCTGCATGATGCTTTGATGACTTTCCTATATCTTTTATGCTGCAAAAATAAGCTCAAGCGTTGAAACAAGGAACGAAAGACAAAGTGCTCATCGTTGTGAATGAACGGTCATTCAGCTTCTCTCATTTATGCTGACCATGTTTCTTAATTCAACCTGCTGATTTTCTATCCTACTTGCCATTCTTGAACTGTCGTATCCTGTAAAGGACATGGTATCTTCTTCGACAAGGCGCCTCTGTCTTATTCTCAGTATTGCATGCGAAATTTCACCCATGGAAGGACGCTTTCTAGGAGTCCTGTGTATGCATTTATGAGCAATTGCAGCAAGACTCCTCACTTGCTCTAGACTGCATGTCCCAACAAGCTTCTTGTCAAGGATCTCGTCTACTCCATCTGAGCTCATAGCTGCCTTTGTAGATGAGAAGCCAAGAACAAATAAGAGAACGTAAAATTTGCACCCGAAAACATAAAAGAGAAGTATCGGTGTTGGATGACTGAAACTTACAAGATTTACGTATTCCATTAAGTTCTGATGTGGATGAATAGCAGTGATCAGTTCAAAAAGGATAATGCCAAAGCTATATATGTCACTCCTTGTCGTAAACTTGCTTGTGGATATATACACCGGATCGATGTAGCCATATGTACCTTTAAGGCCTGAGTTGCGGCCATCATATACCTCTTCTTTTGACAGCCCAAAATCAGCAACCTAGTTATAAAGGGAGAGGTAAATATTCGAAAAGACAATGACATCAGCCTATATGCAGAGGAAGTAACTTATTAGTGACATCAATAGCAGCAAAATTATGTCTGCACTTGTCAACTAATTCGCTATTAGCATGATATAAACACGTGATCCACTGACCTTAGCTCTCATAGAATGATCTAGCAATATATTGGCAGACTTCAAATCACGATGTATCACTGGGGGAACCGCCTGTTGGAAGAAATGTGAACAAAGAAAAAGTAACTAGTTTTGTAACCATGGAAAATACAAGCAAAGTGGTTAGCAAGTCTACCCCGTCATGAAGATACTCAACGCCATGTGAAACATCAAGGGCTATTTGCAACCGATCTTCCCAACTCAAGGTGTGTTCCTCACCTGAACATGTGCAGAATGAAGAAATTTCATCACCTCTTCTTAGTCGACAAAAGGTTAAAAATGGAGAAACCACACAGAAGGGCAACAAGAAGCTCCATTGAACGTATAACCATAGAGACAATTAACATTCAGATTCTTTTCTGTTTACTGACCATCCACTCCAGATTCCTTTTAAGTGATGATCCAATGGGAATTGGCAGTTCAGTTGCAAAAAGTTTGAGTTTTTATAACATATACATGGATGGATATAACTCTTGATAGTGGCGGCAGAAATGATGGCAAGTTGGAGGTTAAGTCATATGATAGCTAGAAAAAAAAATGCTCTAAAGCCTGCCCCTTCTTATTATGGTTAACATGAAGGGAGAGAAAGAAATGGGATATTTTTTAAGGCAATGAGAATTCGTTGACGAGGTTCAaagttctcttttatttcttttgcttACTTGATTTATCTATCAAAATCACACCTTTGCAAACACCTTCTTGGTTCAGTATAAGTGAATCCTTTAGAATTATCCAGTAATAAAAATATCTCTTATTCAGCAAATGATAATTACACCTCTAAATTTAGCTGCCTGGAAAACAATCTTGTATGACAATAAACGCCTGCGGGAAACTAGGAAGAGTAAAACATCTAGAAGTTTCTGATCAATAGTTATCTCCACTAAAAGTAATATTATCAACAAAAGGGAGTAATACACTTACTGTATAAAAGGTTTGCCAAACTTCCATTACTCATGAATTCATAGATTAACATGCGATGTCCTTTATCCACACAATAGCCAACCAAATTTACCAAATTCCGATGATGAAGCCTACCTAGAAGTGTTACCTGCACAAACACCAATCTAAATCAAAACTTGATCCAGAACAATCacattcatgaaaaatacaaatagAGGAGTGTAAAGATGCATTATTGTACTATCTGAGAGTTGGAAATCAATATGCTTAGAAGAACCTCTAAAAGACTTTCAGAACCTATatggtatttatttatttatttggccTTTTTCTTATCTTATGTAAATAGGAACTTTTTCTTATCTTATGTAAATAGGAACTTTCTCTAAAGATGTCCCAAGTAAATCCAGTACATTAAAGTGAGGTCACATCATCTTTGCCTTACGAGATAAAAGGTCCATTTAAGATACCACTATCCCAATAAGGTGGAAGATGCAGAACTAAATTCTTAGAGGGGCCAAGATAATAGAATAAGATAGATAAACCTATTTTTCAGGATCAATGTACAAATTTGATATAGTTCATCAACACTTGCCAACCTAAATTAAGTGTCTAATCCAAAACCTTAAGATAATGGGTTAGGTAATGAGTAGGTTAACCCAGAATCTTTATAACCGTCTTGAATGTCCTTCTACACCTGACGTTTAGGCATTGCATTTTTAAAATACCCTCCCGTACATACAGCCCAATTTAAGGGTCTACACATGAATTAAACGATGAATTCATGCGTGAGGAATAGATTTACCAAAGGTTAGCTAGCTCAATACATGTAAGAGAATCTAGGTATCCAACCCAAAGTTCTAAGACAATTAGTGGAGTAACCCATGAGTTTGATAAACCACTTTTCGGTACCCTTATGCATCTAATGTGAAATATTGTATACCTCGAACAAAATTAATGATTTATGTAAACAACATTTGTATGTTAAAGGCAggaaataaaattcaaaaataaaagggAACTTTTAACATGGAAGCCACAGTTGTGTTATATTCGGGGGAAAAAGTTAACAAGCAATCCACACCTCAGTAAAGAACTCCTTTTCTCCTTGTTTTGAGTCCGTAGCAAGAACTTTCACAGCAACCACTCCACCAACAGGCATTGTAGCTTTGTATACTGGGCCGAAAGACCCCTGACCCAGTATGGTTGTAAAGTTTTGGGTAGCTTTCTGAATGTCCCTGGAGTCCCACAAAAGATCAGTTCAAGCAGTTGGCAGTTGTTAAGAATTTAATGGGCAATTCATAGAGACAAATGTAACCAGTAAAAAGCTTATTTTCACAGTGCGAAGTAAAAAAAATTCCAATTACAGATTCAAGACATTCTTCAACATCCTGATTTCCTAACACATTAATATCATGTTTGAAAACCAATAGGTTCATTAGGTGAAAAAAAAGAGGCAAGTAGCTAATCAATAGGCATTGAGAAGAGGAACCATGATTGATGAGTTTCCATTAGTTACTATTTAGAATACAATAACATGAAAAGCTGTTGAACGTACAAGGTAAAAGTCTCCCCAGTAAAGATGTTAAACTTTATACATACTTGTAAGAGTATCTTGGTATTCCAGATGCTGAAGCAAAGTGATCTTTACTAGGGTGACTCCACCAACTGGGCTGTGAATTTGTGGCCGGAAATCCTGATGTCTTAATAGCAACAGAACTTGACAGAGATGCACTAAAATCAACGCTTGTATTGAGTCCATTTGTCCGTATTGGAAGAGTTGCCACACATCGCTCATTTGCTTGGCGCTGAAGACGAGCACGTTTTTTGTACCACCGAATTCCAAAAAACACAAGTGATGCAATGAGAATTCCAAAAGCCACACCGACACAGATGCCAATAATAACTAAATCAGCTTTATGAACCATTCTTCAATCTTTTCCCAAAAGCAAGAAACTTGACCATGTTGCGAGACTGGGATGGAGATTAGCTGTCATAACAAATGGATGTGAATAATGCACCTTCTCCAATCAATTTCCAAATTAAGTATTGAAATAAGGAAGAAAAACATTAAACTTAGCAGAACATATGATATTATTCATACTAGCTGAAGGAAGAAAGATTACACGTTGTCAATTAAATTTGGTAAGTAGAGAGCACCGAGCATCAGCAGGAgagtacccccccccccccgggttATATTGTTCACATTGACAGTAGGAAGAAAATAACACATTGTCAATTGAACTGGGTAAGTGTATGGGAGCATCAGCTGAAGACAAATTGCTCCACACACCTATCCCTTTTAGCTGTGATCCAAGAATTGTGATTGCTTCTATTTCCTACTCTTTGCTTCGGGGAAAACCCCTAGAAGGATGGAAATTTCAGCAAATCCATTCACTTAGGATTATGAAGTAAATTGAAATAAAACGGATATCTATGAAAATAAATAAGGACAAAAAGAATCAGGTAAGATAAATCATAGCCCTTGAAGAATTATCCGCCTCCTTTTCCCATTTGGCTTCGCTCGGTGGTCAAATTCTAACTTATTTGATGGCATCTAACAGTGTAAGACCACAATGAGACCCCTAGTTTGGCTACAGAAAATCATATTAGCGTATATAACAAAACATTGTAGCTCCAACACGGGCCAAAATGCACCATCAATTTTCCATGTAGACAATGTGCTGACAAAGACTCAGAACTGCTACTTAGCCTAACAAATTACAATAATCCTTCATTCTTATCTCGATAGGAGACAATTTCAGTACTGTCTTCTTTGCTTTCTTTTTATGAGACAGAAACCAATAAATTCCGTTTTCAAGAGAGCGTCTGTAAAAGACTAGATCACGCGATTCTTTTCATTCTACTCCCTCTACTGGTTGCTATAACAAAATCAAAGTACATTAAAACCTCAGTTCGCACATCTAGCAAACATAAAAAGTAAGGATCTTTT contains:
- the LOC104247311 gene encoding calcium/calmodulin-regulated receptor-like kinase 2 produces the protein MVHKADLVIIGICVGVAFGILIASLVFFGIRWYKKRARLQRQANERCVATLPIRTNGLNTSVDFSASLSSSVAIKTSGFPATNSQPSWWSHPSKDHFASASGIPRYSYKDIQKATQNFTTILGQGSFGPVYKATMPVGGVVAVKVLATDSKQGEKEFFTEVTLLGRLHHRNLVNLVGYCVDKGHRMLIYEFMSNGSLANLLYSEEHTLSWEDRLQIALDVSHGVEYLHDGAVPPVIHRDLKSANILLDHSMRAKVADFGLSKEEVYDGRNSGLKGTYGYIDPVYISTSKFTTRSDIYSFGIILFELITAIHPHQNLMEYVNLAAMSSDGVDEILDKKLVGTCSLEQVRSLAAIAHKCIHRTPRKRPSMGEISHAILRIRQRRLVEEDTMSFTGYDSSRMASRIENQQVELRNMVSINERS